The Populus nigra chromosome 14, ddPopNigr1.1, whole genome shotgun sequence genome has a segment encoding these proteins:
- the LOC133673336 gene encoding uncharacterized protein LOC133673336: MASIPHFRSDYHFSPDEFSEISSVMDQDHRYARTGSFSSINMSSGAISSLSGGAKLGDHQDHSFPTFYDHKNCGALDIFQGESEIMSPIPATNSMPEIFGNSDMVVPTWMDYKMGSNGGIAKIENFSCGFQISDVCEYGEDSDGFSPNFTPVICPAAEENWARTFFSLEYNLITAKESTDMAKVGRYTVEERKDRISRYLKKRNQRNFNKTIKYACRKTLADRRVRVRGRFARNNEIFEEETEVKKDDDSIPYLRHGKETYCTSNAVQIKNDDDDDEQWLQEALASLVYVPHIAG, from the exons ATGGCTTCCATTCCTCATTTCCGTTCTGATTATCACTTTTCTCCAGATGAATTTTCAGAGATTTCATCTGTAATGGATCAAGATCATAGATATGCTAGAACCGGTTCATTTTCTAGCATAAATATGTCAAGTGGTGCAATTTCTAGTCTTAGTGGTGGAGCAAAGTTGGGTGATCATCAAGATCATAGCTTTCCAACGTTTTATGATCATAAAAATTGTGGTGCCCTTGATATTTTTCAAGGGGAATCTGAGATCATGTCGCCGATTCCAGCAACGAATTCAATGCCTGAAATATTTGGGAATTCTGATATGGTTGTGCCCACATGGATGGATTATAAAATGGGGTCTAATGGTGGCATTGCCAAAATTGAGAATTTTAGTTGCGGATTTCAAATATCGGATGTGTGTGAATATGGGGAGGATTCTGATGGTTTTTCGCCAAATTTTACGCCTGTGATCTGTCCTGCTGCTGAAGAAAATTGGGCACGCACATTTTTT AGCCTGGAATACAACCTAATAACAGCCAAAGAAAGCACCGATATGGCCAAGGTTGGCCGGTACACGGTGGAAGAGAGGAAAGACAGAATTTCAAGGTATTTGAAGAAGAGAAACCAAAGGAACTTTAACAAGACCATCAAG TATGCTTGCCGAAAAACCCTAGCTGACCGCAGAGTTCGCGTTCGCGGGAGATTTGCTAGGAACAATGAAATATTTGAAGAAGAAACTGAGGTTAAGAAGGATGATGATAGTATTCCTTATCTCCGTCATGGAAAAGAAACATATTGCACTAGCAATGCAGTCCAG ATCAAGAACGACGATGATGACGATGAACAATGGCTGCAAGAGGCTTTGGCAAGTCTTGTGTATGTACCGCATATTGCTGGATGA
- the LOC133672387 gene encoding LOB domain-containing protein 4-like has protein sequence MKESGRKLGALSPCAACKLLRRRCAQDCVFAPYFPADEPQKFASVHKVFGASNVNKMLQELPEHQRSDAVSSMVYEANARVRDPVYGCVGAISSLQKQIDSLQTQLALAQAEVVHMRVRQFTSSSNPGAMDMAVDQATLGESLWSC, from the exons ATGAAGGAGAGTGGTCGAAAACTTGGTGCACTTTCGCCATGCGCAGCATGCAAGCTTCTTAGAAGGAGATGTGCTCAAGACTGTGTGTTTGCTCCTTACTTTCCAGCTGACGAACCTCAGAAGTTTGCCAGTGTGCACAAGGTCTTTGGTGCTAGCAATGTCAACAAAATGTTACAG GAATTACCTGAGCACCAACGAAGTGATGCAGTAAGTTCCATGGTGTATGAAGCAAATGCAAGGGTTCGTGACCCAGTTTATGGTTGTGTTGGTGCAATATCATCTTTGCAGAAACAAATTGATTCACTACAAACCCAGTTGGCACTTGCACAAGCTGAGGTAGTGCACATGAGAGTGCGGCAATTCACTTCTTCTTCCAATCCCGGAGCCATGGACATGGCAGTTGATCAGGCCACCTTGGGAGAGTCTCTGTGGTCATGCTAG